The following nucleotide sequence is from Triticum dicoccoides isolate Atlit2015 ecotype Zavitan chromosome 7B, WEW_v2.0, whole genome shotgun sequence.
gggtgaatctagtatggtgagtcatgggcctcctgaagtatcaacttcctgatctccgaattgttgggcacataaattcggtcatcaaaccacaaggtatcgtgctcatcctcgcgaaaacctttggctttaccttcgcccatcctctctcttatctcagcaatctctttgtcttcCTTTTGAGCTTCTCGAATATTGTCCAACAGTgttgactgaacttccattgttgcaagaaaacctcttggaacaatctccaatcgtagTTCCATGATCTCTGCAGCTAATTCTTTTGGCATTCCATTGCTCACAAGAACATTAGCATAGCTCTTccggctcaaggcatctgctacgacattggcttttcctggatggtagtgtagcttcatgtcgtaatcctttataagttccaaccatctcctctgcctgaggttcaactccttctgtgtgaaaatgtacttcaagctcttatgatccgtgtacacatcacaacgatttccaataagataatgtctccaggtttttagtgcatgcactacggctgctaactccaaatcatgcgtggcatagttcaactcgtgtggcttcagttgtcgtgaggcatacgaaacaacttttccttcttgcataagcacacatccaagtcccaagcgagaggcgtcacaatacacttgaaactccttatgtatatctggcaaagTTAGCACTGAGGATGTAGTCAATCGTTCCTTCAGCTCTTGAAAACTTGTCTCGcactcctccgtccatttgaacttagtatccttcttcagcagttcagtcattggtttagcaattttggaaaaattctcaatgaatctccgataatatcctgctagtccaagaaaactgcggatctcgccaactgaagtgggtgccaaccattcagtgaccgactgaaccttactgggatctactgctataccctctcatgatataacatgcccaagaaatccaacttccttcaaccaaaattcgcacttgctgaatttggcatataactgatgttccctgagtttctcgagaaccaaacgcaagtgttccgcgtgctcttcttcgttcttcgagtatatcgtaatgtcatcaatgaataccacaacaaacttgtccaaatactccatgaataccttgttcatcatactcatgaaataggcaggggcgttagtcagtccaaatgacatgaccgtatactcgtataatccatactgAGTGGTAaacgctgtcttgggtatatccttctctcagatcttcagctgatggtatcctgatcgtagatcaatcttcgaaaacaccttagctccttgtaactgatcaaacagatcattgatcattggtaagggatacttgttctttattgttactTCATTTAGAGCTcggtagtcaacaaccatccttagggatttatccttcttctccaccaaaagtactggggctccccaaggtgatgagcttctacgaatgtaacctttctccaacaactccttaatctgtttcttaatttcctccagatcatttgctggcatccgatagggtctcttggatatcggtcctgttcctggcaatagctctatcaagaactcgatgtctctatccggtggcatacctggtaactcctcggggaaaacatccggaaaatcctttactacaggtacttcctcctgtacaactcccgtgagggtgtttacttggctcctcctaggcacatgcctagatacatacttaatcattgttccctctggggtggtaagataaatcgacttactagcacagtcaatacttccttcatactttgacatccagtccatacctaatatcacatccaatccttgtgactccaagataattaggtcagacggaaatacatgtgtgccaatgattaggggtatctaggtgcaccatctgctagccatgtactctgaTCCCGGCGAGCTCACTAAGAGgggtgtcctaagggtttgggttggcagCTTAAACttttccacgaatccccttgatatgtatgaatgcgatgcaccagtatcgaaaagaacaatagcggtaaacgactgaaccaaaaacttacctattaccgcgtccggctgctcttcaacctcctccacgttaacgtggttcacttgacctttgttgaatggattgggcttcttccctgcgctcccatttccattcccgttctttccttcagagcagtcattggcgtagtgccctgtcttcccgcgcTTGTAGCAAACTACTTGGCTTAAGTCCCTCTTTGTGGGTGTggatgggttagagcggttctgattattgttggctccattcccattcccgttcttcgcaccattatggttatgcgatcctcctctagcatgattatgtcctccatggttatgaacaagtcctcctgagttcggAGTCAAACGGGGCTTCtggtgagctcctgaattgtattttccttgtccatacttcctcttacgattatcaatctgctgctgcttcccttcaatcatcagggccttgtctaccaactcctggtagttgttgaaggttgctaccatcaactgcatactcatctcatcattcagcccttccataaacttctcctgcttcgcgacatctgtggccacatcatcaggggcataacgtgacaatttgctaaactcatccacgtactgaccaACAGTACGActcccctggcgtaggttgcgaaactcacgcttcttcatctgcatagctccagtcgagacatgggcagtgcgaaaagcctgctgaaactgagcccatgtgacagcgtcgataggataggtggctgtgaaattctcccaccatgctgctacaggtccatccagttggtgtgcggcaaaacacaccttctcagcatctgttcaTCCAgtggtggttaactcccttccaatacgacgtagccaatcatctgcaactattggctcaatgctactggagaacaccggcggctgtaaccttaagaaacgggcgaggttatccactggcggcgggttgttgttgttggcattgttgttattggcattgccctggttctgaactaacaactgcatgagggcattctgctgctgaatcaactgggtgatctccggtgggaaaacaaaatcGGGGTTTctcctcggaggcatctgatgggtttagatggaagagatttagaatagaaaaagatctaggggaaacactacccatatgtatatgaggcaaacacaagcattcattcaatcaatcaagcaagggcatacaaagcggtctaggactatcgcaaaagtgctcactactactagttacatgggggaatactagtatcatatggtggtcatctaaaaattttgatcggtggaagactccataatgtctgctccagcttcgtcttcgtagtcatcatcacttgaatccaagtcggtgtcgtcgatgatgatgtagttgtccggacgaaTGAGGTCTTCTTTCGGAGTTGGTCCTCCCATAAAGGTTCCGATCTTCTCAactaagtcgtcattcttctccaatagggtcttgatttcctcctgaTATCCATTACGTGtgaacttaagttcttcctccagctcgatgatcctggtctttgccttcttcaactcgatcatgtctgcgcacatctggttctcctgacgtcgaatgtgctggttttgctcctggataaaggctgcgacagatctatccttcctggtgctgatcatctcccattgttcatctcggcgcccacatatttgataggtggtatcctctagttccttgttgtagatttctccaatgcgtcccatggtaatatgagctgccatactcttgccaaggctccaggtgggtgcttcgaaagaaaactctataggTTTGGaatttggcgagaacgtccttcctggaactcgtacttgaatcatccagcgctcttcttctggtagGGTGGCGTTgttcgtcccggtgaagcttggtattccaatattcaagtacctagtgacttccctcaagtggcgtccaaaaggtgtgtcttcatctggttgtgcaaacttagtcttcatctccttcatcctaaagggtggaaagagaagaggagtcagaaatgagaagagagtgtgatctatggtttatcttagtggtcgtgtcctacactcaacgtgtgctctgataccatcttgtagtgacccgacctcagatggtcaagtctctgtgctcaggtgtcatccctggatcagtaatgctgacaccatacagtactttgaaggatttataacagagtagcaatcacacacttattacatctgaTGTCTCTAAAGAGAACTTAttgcaataatatggcttaaggccatctaatgcgataacatcggaaggcttggaagataaagtgagtccatcaactccaacggcataactgagctgcacggcaacgacctacgaaccttactcctcgtctgaaaagtctgcaacataatacgttgcagcccgagaacgggtcagcacatggaatatgctggcaatgtaacacagaagagcaataacagaataatgctactactacatgcatatttggctggtggaaagctctatggttacagtttttgcgaaaagccattttttccctacttcaaaggaataaattttaatttaactatcatggtagttgaaacatcatttgagaaggtaaccccaactcaatgatcccaattaaaaagtacttaacaacccatcaatattaattttaagagtgttgagatacatgcgaatactcaagtactagatactcagaattgtccataaccggggacacggctaaccatgattggattgtacactctgcagaggtttgcgcacttttccccgcaagactcgatcgcctccgttgattctcgcactgcatggtgtttgagagacggatgaccgagacacagtctttcagaagcattaactctctactctgggcagaccataccaaacctacaaacccaccacctgctgatccacctcttcaagagcttcacgcaacttactcaaactatgctagagcccataatagcttgcggctgcacacggaagtttctagcatgaatagactcagttccctttgagcctgggtggcggtccataggagaatcacacggtaaccccgggatttccaaaaataaaacaggcaatcactggtaaccccaggtgcctcaatccacccagatgtgtattaaagttgccaccttaagtaaaccattaatttacaatctcacatctgtcacggatatcactcaaacccaatccacgtctacgagcatagcatggtaatataagcataacgtagaagtaactcccaagggtttgataataaacagggcaataggttctacctcagcaactacttcccaacccacacgtTAAAgacatcctactcatgcaatgtttgagggttgaaactaatgcatacaaactgggtatgaaaagagtatgatcaatgtgttacttgccttgctgacgatccaggtatcctaaagactcgtagtaacacgcttcgcactccggaaattctagcgcaagcaaacaataacatacataagaaaaaatcaaagatgcacaagtagaactccagaTAAAAGAGtctgaccggagagttcaacttaagaactccggttttgcaagaagaaacaatcaaacgaagcaacgaaactcaaacggcaaaagaaacaacgtcgttttactaatctggatctaagtcaaattttacacaataaaaatcttgtttgagttggttattcggaaagagggtttcgagacgaaactccaggcgcttgaatcgcctgattccgataaacgagcgaaaagataaacaggtttgaacatcggatcagaaattgcgatcagaataatcgcggaataaatccgataaaaagaaaagcgACGAACTGCTAAACGGACGGACGTTCGTTAGCAGAAACTAAACAGAGaacgcattcgttaaaacgaacggacgaacggacgttcgctaagtaaataaaccaacgaaataaaccgatctagggttttaaaaaaacccgaagggttttctaaaaaaacggcggcggggtAGGGTACCTCCGGTGAGGctcgtccggcggggcggcggctccagcggggctcggcgacgggcggcgggctGCGGGgctgcggcgggaggcggcggcgacgcggggctccggcggcggctccGNNNNNNNNNNNNNNNNNNNNNNNNNNNNNNNNNNNNNNNNNNNNNNNNNNNNNNNNNNNNNNNNNNNNNNNNNNNNNNNNNNNNNNNNNNNNNNNNNNNNNNNNNNNNNNNNNNNNNNNNNNNNNNNNNNNNNNNNNNNNNNNNNNNNNNNNNNNNNNNNNNNNNNNNNNNNNNNNNNNNNNNNNNNNNNNNNNNNNNNGGTGGCGGGTGGTGGtgtggcggcgggggcggcggcttaAATAGGAGGGCGGGGCGGGCGGCTTGGCGAAGGGGGCgcccgggggtggagtccggctcggacccgccctcggcgtccgtgccaagCATGGCgcgcgcgcggggaaggcggcggcggatggctgggccggcctgctcggctaggccttcggcccagtcgggcgcgagggtttttttttaaacattccgccgaaagaaaaattcctagaaaaataaataaaaatctaaaaattccaaaacaagttttctcggtctaaataaaatatttagaacaagatgaacttttcttggcccctaaaatgcaattttaaatcaTGCAACATTTTTCTAGGAGCAAATAAAATcccgaataaactcaaataaaaatccaaaaatgattttaacatttttcctccgatattccaattattttggagaagtcatattatctcccctcatttattattttaaaatgaaatattggccggagagaaaataattaaaatcaaatcctcgtcttcactatttgataaaatctcaaatatgaaaattagaaaatccccaactctctccggaggtccttgagttgtttaggatttcgaggattgcaaatgaaaaggcaataaaatatgatatgcatgtatgacctatgtataacatgccaaattgaaaatttgggatgttacagctacgAAACCAAAACGTCTCTGTTACTGGTGTAGTGCTGGTAGGCAACTAGGAGTAGCAAGAAGGGCAGGACGGTGACTGAACTGAATCCGCAACCTCCACCtgatgcttatctggatttggacTTATCTTATCTTGTTGCCTGGTCACAGGTTCTGATTCACCAGAGCACTTTCTCGCGCCACGTCACATTCGCACCATCCGATCCTGACAGTGCAGACGTGCAGACTGCAGGTGTCCACCACAAGACGGAGAAACTGAATTCCGCTTCTTGCTGACGAGCCCCAGCTGGAGTCACATTTGCAAACCATCACAGTAAAAATCAGAACGGAAGCAGATTCATCCATAGATAGCATAACATTATGGCTGGAACAACCAGCATCTCCCCAGTCTCTATGCCCTAATAACATCTACTACAGTAACAAATATGCCGATCCATAGGTACTACATGTTGGGTCAGTACAGACATCACCGATAAACACCCAGATGTGGGCGGCACAGAAAACTCAAGTACTAAACATAAACACCTGAACATAGTGACCATCATCGCATCAGCTAGACAGGGCGGCTGCTGGAAGGGTTCACAGGCGAAATGCCCATGCCGAACGTCTGCGACTTGCACGCGAGCCTCACGGTCGTGTGGATCTGCGAGGGCTCAGCCATCGCGCCGTTTCCGTAGTCGCCGCAGGCCAGCCTCTTCGTTGTGGGCGGGACCAGGGAAATGCCGAGTTGGTTGATCGTCTCGATGTGGCGCGCCGTGAACGGGTTGTTCCACATGAAGGTGTTCATGGCTGGCGCGGCGAAGATCGGCTTCTTGTAGTCCCATGCTCGGACAATGCACGTCAGGAGGTTGTCGCATAACCCGCTGGCGATCTGTGAAGCTAATGAAATGTCAGTCTGTGCTGGGACAAGAGCAGCTTGCTGTTCTCTTAACTGATTCAGGGGTGCAACATCGAATCTAACGGTTCATGGAAGAAGAGACAACCGACCTTGGCCAGGGTGTTTGCTGATAAGGGGGCGATCACCATGATGTCTGCCCACTTTCGCAGCTCTATGTGTAGAACCTCGTCTCCTATCTTTGTCCAGGTAGACCACTCATCATCATCGGTGTAAAGAATGACGTCGCTAGGCAGAGATGATCTATCAACAAAGTGCAATGATGACTTGGTGGCCACAGCTCGGACTTCTGCCCACTCGGAGAAGATACGGCAGAGGCTCTCGAATTTTATAGCAGCTACGCTCCCTGAAACAGCAAGGAGGACCCGAGGCCTGCTGGGTTCCAGCTCCCAGCTTTCCTGTACCGGTTCTGATGTAGTCATCTGCTTTACTTGGATCGCCCTGCGTTTGAGTTACAGGTATTCAGAGGATTTATGCTGGTACAGGAAAACATGATCCACAGTGCACACTCTGGAATCAAAATAAAGAAATTCAAGAAGAAAAACAtttgaaagaagcaaacaatatgttaTGTTGTCCCCAAATTCAAGTGTCCCTGAAATTTATCTAGTACCACTCAGAGAACGATACGTCTGCATCTGTTATCATCAACATAGAAACTAAATGTTGTCAGTCTGACTGAGGTGCAGTTTTGTTGCATTGCATGACAGCATGAGGGAACACATTGACATCCTTAAAAACATAACTAACTGCTCCAATTTATCATTTACATCTTCTAATATGGTCAAATGTACATTTGAGAGAAGTAGACATTGGAATGGCAAAGCAATACGAGATAATCAAACTAATAATCTGAAACCTGGTGTTACATGCATTCACAAGTTCCAGTATGATAATTATCTAATTTCCCAGATTTTATGTTGCGAAATAAATGAAAGCTACCATGTTTTAGCTACTCCAGTAGCTCATGTCCAATACGGAAGCTGCATCTAGCGTTTCCTGGGTTACTTTTCACACACTGGAACACCATGCGGATGGGACTAATTGTTTCTTCTGTACTGCAATGACATTGACATTTGGGCTCCAATGCTAGTCACCATACTCAGCAATTTGGCTTGTCTACAATTTGCACAATTTGGGTGAGTTTGGTTGACTCTTGATGGTTGCTGGAAACGCTGGGATTCTCATACTCTCATTGAGTCATTCATGGATGCATGGCATGAAACCATCAAAGATGTTTTTAGTATGATTCAAGTGTCTAAAATTGATAAGGAATTCTTGACTCACAAGGAACTAAGCAACGCTGACCAAGACTATCAAAGTTGTGGTGGTGCACAGCCACGATCATCGTGGCATGTTACCACAGAAGTCATCCCACCATCTTGTGAGCCTTTGCATGGTCACACCTAGGATCTGAAAAAATGGTTGATATTTCCTGGCACCTAGGATAGTATCCGGATAGTTCATCTTGGATAATACTGCCtccgttcactattataagatgcCCTAATTTTTTTCTGAAATCAGACATATATAGAcgcgttttagtgtgtttgttcactcatttcaatccgtatgtagttcatattgaagtaTCCAAAACGTCTTAtaatagtgaacggagggagtaatagttaATAAACATTCGGGAGGTGATTTCCACCTGATCTAGGGAAGGATATATCTAAGTAAACATTTGGATATTCAAACTATGACTTACTTTTCCTTTAGAAAACAGCAAAACAATCTAATGAATTCAAGTAAAACCAGGTATCCAAACTTGCGTATTTTGTACTAAAGTAAAATATCGTTTAACTGCTTGATCCAAATTTACTTGCTCAATTAAAATATTTTAAACCATAAAAATGGTCTAATAAATCATAAAGAATTCTAATAATTCCAAAAATTACAGAAAGTCAAACACTAATTTTTCAACGCTACTTCAGAAGTGCAGGACTATGCTTATGTCTGAACTATGTCAAACTTACTATGCGCAGTGTAAAAGTTTGGCCTCTAAAGATTAACTTAACATATTAGAAGTCTCCCTAGATTGCAATTGGAATCAAATATAATACATGTATCTCAGCAAAAGTACATACTATGGCTGGCACAGTCATGTGCAGATCGACTCCGAACCGAACCCGTCAAAGAAAGAACTAGGCCACTAGGGTATTGGATCTACCAGCTTCGGTTCCCTCCCTGCCCTGGAGAACCCTTTGGGAGTCGACCTACTTATGTTGCACACCGGTGGCAATTGCTGCCTTTCACACGAAATTGTCACCCTCAAACGTGTCTTGCATTTCTCAAAACCATGAAGCATATCAACACATAACTTAACATTTTGTATGAAAACTGCATCAGAAAAGCCACTAGTGTTTAATCAGGAACGAAAAGCTACTACTCTGGGCATAACTACCCTATGATTCTTTGCAAGCATGGAGCATAGATGAAACTGAAACAGATCCAGACTGCTGCCCTCACACGTAACTTGCATTTTGAAATCACATGAACAGAATCAACATATAGCCTAACATTTTGTATGAAAGCCACTGGTCCTTTATTTATTTAGGGACGAAACGCCACCAGCCTTGGCAGTAACTACCCTATGAATGATTCTGTATAAGCATGGAAGCTACAGGAAACAAATCCAAGAGGAGTCTAGCCCTTCTGGCAGCAACTTAATGGGCCAATTTCTCACGAAGTACCACGACCGCAGCAGCATCAGAGATTCAGGGTCCGGGATCTACTCACCTGAGAGGCGATTTGGTAGGGGCGCTGGCAGATAAGCGGTtgaagacggcggcggaggcgggaggGGCCGGAGAGCGTCTTCGGGCAGCggtaggcggaggcggcggcggcggcagcgaccgAGGCTGCCCGGAGCGGCGCGCCGCGGGCGGAGGGAATTGGGAGCGACTGGAGGCGCTGGCCGCTGTGGAGCGTCGGGACTTCGACTGGTCACTTTCTCGCTTGGTCAGACTCGGACTGGACTGGTCGTCGCTGGTCCGGTGTTGGGCCTTCCAGGCCGAAATCCTTCTCCCCTGCAGATTGGTGCTTCGGCCCTCTTTTATCAGGTCTGGGTCGATCATATGTGTGCCAGTCTACTCTatgccaaaaaaaaaaaaaaactcagaATGTTTGTATGGAGGCTTGCGAGACGATCAATGCCGACGACCTCTCTGTTGAAGCACCGAAACATGGCCACCGAGGATAACTGCTCCTTGTGCGGGGCGATTGATACATGGAGGCATGCTTTGTTCACTTGTCCAATGTCGAGTAGTGTCTGGGCCTTAGCGCCGGAGGAGCTGGTTCATCATCTAGTGGAGAGGCAAGATGAGAATCCCAAGGACTGGCTGTTTGCGCTGAGCGAGATTTTGGACAGAGACAAGTTTGCACATATGATCGTCATTATGTGGtctatttggagtgctcgaaggaaAGCGATTTATGAAAATATCTTCCAATCCCCACAATCCATATATGGTTTCATTATGAGCTATCTCCGTGATATCAGCGTAATCACTAAAAGGGAAGTTCAACAGAGAGCTACTACTGTTAACAGGCCGACACAATGGCAGTCTCCGTCTGCAAGTTGTGTCAAGATCAATGTTTTGATGCCGCCACCTCCAGGCATGCGCGATATGGAGCTGTGGGGGCGATTTGCAGGAGCTCAGAAGGAGTGTTTCTGGGGGCGTCCGTGCTGGCAGTGAAGCACATAGCTGATCCACAGATTCTTGAAGCCATTGCTATAAGGAAGGGTTTGGCGCTAGCTGATGACCTCTATCAGAGGCGAGTTCATGTTGCTTCGGACTGCAAAAATGTGGTGGAGGATCTAAAGAAGGAGAATGCATCATCTTATGGATCCATAGTGCATGAAATAATAGATCACTCGTTAGCTTTTGATTTATGTAATTTTTCccatgaatttaggagctcaaatTTTGAAGCTCAC
It contains:
- the LOC119337603 gene encoding phosphopantothenoylcysteine decarboxylase-like; the encoded protein is MTTSEPVQESWELEPSRPRVLLAVSGSVAAIKFESLCRIFSEWAEVRAVATKSSLHFVDRSSLPSDVILYTDDDEWSTWTKIGDEVLHIELRKWADIMVIAPLSANTLAKIASGLCDNLLTCIVRAWDYKKPIFAAPAMNTFMWNNPFTARHIETINQLGISLVPPTTKRLACGDYGNGAMAEPSQIHTTVRLACKSQTFGMGISPVNPSSSRPV